In a single window of the Allobranchiibius huperziae genome:
- a CDS encoding fumarate reductase/succinate dehydrogenase flavoprotein subunit: protein MSDLIQDLYREGEPIADTKCPDGPIENRWTEAKFENKLVNPSNRRKLSVIIVGTGLAGGAAAATLGEAGYHVKSFCYQDSPRRAHSIAAQGGINAAKNYNDDGDSTYRLFYDTVKGGDYRSRETNVYRLAEVSTAIIDQCVAQGVPFAREYGGLLDNRSFGGVQVARTFYARGQTGQQLLIGAYQAMERQVTAGTVEAFTRHEMLEVIVVDGRARGIIARDMVTGEIETHLADAVVLASGGYGNVYFLSTNAMGCNVTATWRAHRKGAYFGNPCYTQIHPTCIPVSGEHQAKLTLMSESLRNDGRIWVPKNRDDCDKDPRDIPEEDRDYYLERIYPAFGNLVPRDIASRQAKAMCDDGRGVGPKVGDFRRGVYLDFADAMERMSRDQVAAKYGNLFDMYQRITGESPYEVPMRIYPAVHYTMGGLWVDYDLETTIPGLFAAGEANFSDHGANRLGASSLMQCLADGYFVLPNTIRDYLASGPFEKVDEQHEAVVEARTAVTDRIEKLLSINGERSVDSFHRELGHIMWEYCGMERSEEGLNKAIGLIRSLREEFWRNVRVLGSADTLNQSLEKAGRVVDFLELGELMCIDALHRRESCGGHFRSESQTEDGEALRDDDNFAYVAAWEFGADRDGDDVALTPTLHKEDLVYNFIELKQRSYK from the coding sequence ATGTCTGACCTGATTCAAGACCTCTACCGCGAGGGCGAGCCGATCGCGGACACCAAGTGTCCCGACGGCCCGATCGAGAACCGCTGGACCGAGGCGAAGTTCGAGAACAAGCTCGTCAACCCCTCCAACCGGCGCAAGCTCTCGGTGATCATCGTGGGGACGGGGCTGGCCGGCGGTGCCGCCGCCGCCACGCTCGGTGAGGCCGGCTACCACGTGAAGTCCTTCTGTTACCAGGACAGCCCGCGTCGCGCGCACTCCATCGCCGCGCAGGGCGGCATCAACGCCGCGAAGAACTACAACGACGACGGCGACTCGACCTACCGCCTCTTCTACGACACGGTCAAGGGCGGCGACTACCGCTCGCGCGAGACCAACGTCTACCGCCTGGCCGAGGTCAGCACCGCGATCATCGACCAGTGCGTCGCGCAGGGCGTCCCGTTCGCCCGCGAGTACGGCGGCCTGCTCGACAACCGCTCGTTCGGCGGCGTGCAGGTCGCGCGCACCTTCTACGCCCGCGGCCAGACCGGTCAGCAGCTGCTGATCGGCGCGTACCAGGCCATGGAGCGGCAGGTCACCGCCGGCACCGTCGAGGCGTTCACCCGTCACGAGATGCTCGAGGTGATCGTGGTCGACGGCCGCGCCCGCGGCATCATCGCCCGCGACATGGTGACCGGCGAGATCGAGACCCACCTGGCCGACGCCGTGGTGCTCGCCTCCGGCGGCTACGGCAACGTCTACTTCCTGTCGACCAACGCGATGGGCTGCAACGTCACCGCCACGTGGCGCGCGCACCGCAAGGGCGCCTACTTCGGCAACCCCTGCTACACGCAGATCCACCCGACCTGCATCCCGGTCTCCGGTGAGCACCAGGCGAAGCTGACGCTGATGAGTGAGTCGCTGCGCAACGACGGCCGCATCTGGGTGCCGAAGAACCGCGACGACTGCGACAAGGACCCCCGGGACATCCCCGAGGAGGACCGCGACTACTACCTGGAGCGCATCTACCCGGCGTTCGGAAACCTGGTGCCCCGCGACATCGCGTCGCGGCAGGCCAAGGCGATGTGCGACGACGGACGCGGTGTGGGCCCGAAGGTGGGCGACTTCCGCCGCGGCGTCTACCTCGATTTCGCCGACGCCATGGAGCGGATGTCGCGCGATCAGGTCGCCGCGAAGTACGGGAACCTCTTCGACATGTACCAGCGGATCACCGGTGAGTCGCCGTACGAGGTGCCGATGCGCATCTACCCGGCGGTGCACTACACGATGGGCGGGCTGTGGGTCGACTACGACCTGGAGACCACGATCCCCGGGCTGTTCGCGGCCGGTGAGGCCAACTTCTCCGACCACGGCGCCAACCGGCTGGGCGCGTCCTCGCTGATGCAGTGCCTCGCCGACGGCTACTTCGTGCTGCCCAACACCATCCGCGACTACCTCGCCTCCGGCCCGTTCGAGAAGGTCGACGAGCAGCACGAGGCCGTCGTCGAGGCGCGTACGGCGGTCACCGACCGGATCGAGAAGCTGCTCTCCATCAACGGCGAGCGCTCGGTCGACTCCTTCCACCGCGAACTCGGCCACATCATGTGGGAGTACTGCGGCATGGAGCGCAGCGAGGAGGGGCTGAACAAGGCCATCGGCCTCATCCGCTCGCTGCGCGAGGAGTTCTGGCGCAACGTGCGCGTGCTCGGCAGCGCCGACACGCTCAACCAGTCGCTGGAGAAGGCCGGCCGGGTCGTGGACTTCCTCGAGCTCGGCGAGTTGATGTGCATCGACGCCCTGCACCGGCGCGAGTCCTGCGGCGGTCACTTCCGCAGCGAGAGCCAGACCGAGGACGGCGAGGCGCTGCGCGACGACGACAACTTCGCGTACGTCGCGGCGTGGGAGTTCGGCGCCGACCGTGACGGCGACGACGTGGCCCTCACGCCGACGCTGCACAAAGAGGACCTGGTCTACAACTTCATCGAGTTGAAGCAACGGAGCTACAAGTAA
- a CDS encoding succinate dehydrogenase cytochrome b subunit, whose translation MAISTLPAKRAKRTGKTGSSVYLKTVMAVTGIIFVLYVLAHMYGNLKLFAGHAAYNEYAEGLRTLGTPELPRHGFLTIMEIVLGVSVVLHIYAAVTLWKRSKAARPQRYAVKKTVVQSFSSKWMRWGGLALLLFIIWHLIEFTFFKVNVGPGGQSASVTQDPFELVVHTFNTWWMTLIYLVAMAALLMHLHHGVWSASQTLGLASTPAARRYWKLAGLAIGLIVAVGFIVPPLFILFGVIK comes from the coding sequence GTGGCTATTTCAACCCTCCCTGCGAAGCGCGCCAAGCGCACGGGGAAGACGGGCAGCAGCGTCTACCTGAAGACCGTCATGGCGGTCACGGGCATCATCTTCGTGCTGTACGTGCTCGCGCACATGTACGGCAACCTCAAGCTCTTCGCCGGGCACGCCGCGTACAACGAGTACGCCGAGGGCCTACGCACGTTGGGCACTCCGGAGCTGCCGCGGCACGGCTTCCTCACGATCATGGAGATCGTGCTGGGGGTCAGCGTGGTGCTGCACATCTACGCCGCGGTCACCCTGTGGAAGCGCTCGAAGGCCGCCCGGCCGCAGCGCTACGCGGTGAAGAAGACGGTCGTGCAGTCGTTCTCGTCCAAGTGGATGCGCTGGGGCGGGCTCGCGCTGCTGCTCTTCATCATCTGGCACCTGATCGAGTTCACCTTCTTCAAGGTGAACGTCGGCCCCGGCGGCCAGAGCGCGTCGGTCACGCAGGACCCGTTCGAGCTGGTCGTGCACACGTTCAACACGTGGTGGATGACGCTGATCTACCTGGTGGCGATGGCCGCGCTGCTCATGCACCTGCACCACGGGGTCTGGAGCGCCTCGCAGACCCTGGGCCTCGCGAGCACGCCCGCGGCCCGGCGGTACTGGAAGCTCGCGGGCCTGGCCATCGGCTTGATCGTCGCCGTCGGCTTCATCGTCCCGCCCCTGTTCATCCTGTTCGGCGTCATCAAGTGA
- a CDS encoding 2'-5' RNA ligase family protein yields the protein MPTIGVSFAVPEPWAAQLQEARRRAGDDLADAVPPHVTLMPPTQLEEADRDVLLHHLASVAARHSPFRMTLRGTGTFRPTSEVVFVAVAEGISNCEQIEAQVRSGPVARTLLFPYHPHVTIAHDVPEEGLDRAFNELAGFEARFQVEGFDLYEHGADEVWRPVRHFSFAGTPAARGVPVSAGK from the coding sequence ATGCCGACCATCGGAGTCTCCTTCGCGGTGCCCGAGCCGTGGGCGGCCCAGTTGCAGGAGGCCCGGCGCCGCGCGGGCGACGACCTCGCCGATGCCGTGCCGCCGCACGTCACGCTGATGCCGCCGACGCAGCTGGAGGAAGCCGACCGGGACGTGCTGCTGCATCACCTGGCCTCGGTCGCCGCGCGGCACAGCCCCTTCCGGATGACGCTGCGCGGCACGGGCACCTTCCGGCCGACCTCCGAGGTCGTCTTCGTGGCGGTCGCCGAGGGCATCAGCAACTGCGAGCAGATCGAGGCGCAGGTGCGCTCCGGCCCGGTCGCCCGCACGCTGCTCTTCCCCTACCACCCGCACGTGACGATCGCCCACGACGTACCCGAAGAGGGTCTGGACCGCGCGTTCAACGAATTGGCGGGGTTCGAGGCGCGGTTCCAGGTCGAGGGTTTCGACCTCTACGAGCACGGTGCGGACGAGGTGTGGCGTCCCGTGCGCCACTTCTCCTTCGCCGGGACGCCTGCCGCCCGCGGGGTCCCCGTCTCCGCAGGAAAGTGA
- the trpS gene encoding tryptophan--tRNA ligase, protein MTAMSATPAHRPRILSGMQPTHDSLHLGNYLGAQVNWVAMQADFEAFFCVVDLHALTGGQVSPEDLRRRTRITAAQYIAGGIDPETSTVFVQSHVPEHAQLAWILNCITGFGEASRMTQFKDKSVRGGGDSANVGLFTYPMLMAADILLYDTAAVPVGEDQRQHLELTRNLAQRFNARFGETFVVPEAHIPAGTAKIMSLVEPTSKMSKSAENQNGSLWMLDEPKANVKKLKSAVTDTDNEVRFDPEAKPGIANLLRIHAALSGESVEALVEQYAGENRYGALKGDVATLVTELQRPFKTHVDELLADPAELDAVLRKGADRAREVASVVLERAYDAVGFLPRA, encoded by the coding sequence ATGACGGCCATGTCCGCTACGCCAGCACATCGGCCCCGCATCCTGTCCGGGATGCAGCCCACCCACGATTCGCTCCACCTGGGCAATTACCTCGGTGCGCAGGTGAACTGGGTGGCCATGCAGGCCGACTTCGAGGCGTTCTTCTGTGTGGTCGATCTGCATGCCCTGACCGGCGGGCAGGTCTCGCCGGAGGACCTGCGGCGGCGTACCCGGATCACGGCCGCGCAGTACATCGCCGGCGGCATCGACCCCGAGACCTCTACCGTCTTCGTGCAGTCGCACGTGCCCGAGCATGCGCAGCTCGCCTGGATTCTCAACTGCATCACCGGTTTCGGTGAGGCGTCGCGGATGACGCAGTTCAAGGACAAGTCTGTGAGAGGGGGCGGCGACTCCGCCAACGTCGGGCTCTTCACCTACCCGATGTTGATGGCGGCCGACATCCTGCTCTACGACACCGCCGCGGTGCCCGTGGGCGAGGACCAGCGCCAGCACCTGGAGCTCACCCGCAATCTCGCGCAGCGCTTCAACGCCCGCTTCGGCGAGACGTTCGTGGTGCCCGAGGCGCACATCCCGGCCGGTACGGCGAAGATCATGAGCCTGGTCGAGCCGACGTCGAAGATGAGCAAGTCGGCGGAGAACCAGAACGGCAGCCTGTGGATGCTCGATGAGCCCAAGGCCAACGTGAAGAAGCTCAAGTCGGCGGTCACCGACACCGACAACGAGGTGCGCTTCGATCCGGAGGCCAAGCCGGGCATCGCCAACCTGCTGCGCATCCACGCCGCGCTGTCGGGTGAATCCGTCGAAGCGCTCGTCGAGCAGTACGCCGGTGAGAACAGGTACGGCGCGCTCAAGGGCGACGTCGCCACACTCGTCACCGAGTTGCAGCGGCCGTTCAAGACACATGTCGATGAGCTGCTGGCGGACCCTGCCGAGCTGGACGCAGTGCTGCGAAAGGGCGCTGATCGCGCTCGCGAGGTCGCTTCCGTCGTCCTGGAGCGCGCCTACGACGCCGTCGGCTTCCTCCCGCGGGCCTGA
- a CDS encoding DeoR/GlpR family DNA-binding transcription regulator: MLARQRQEVILTTVERDGGVRVADLVTELRVSDMTIRRDIEALAEKGLVHKVHGGATLADRSIDEPGFSVKSEMNPIQKSEIARTAASLIPPGTAVAVSAGTTAYAVAVELRAIKRLTVVTNSPRVAELLYDPTRDDQLVVLTGGVRTPSDALAGPVANAMLATTHVDTLILGVHGIDLEAGLTTPNLQEAQTNRALIKSAKKVLVVADHSKWGVIGLSTIATLDQVDTLVTDAELDEEARRELSGHDINLIVAPRSDDD; this comes from the coding sequence ATGCTTGCGCGGCAACGGCAGGAGGTCATCCTCACCACGGTCGAACGCGACGGGGGCGTGCGCGTGGCCGACCTGGTGACCGAGCTCCGGGTGAGCGACATGACTATCCGTCGCGACATCGAGGCGCTCGCCGAGAAGGGCCTGGTGCACAAGGTGCACGGCGGCGCGACGCTCGCCGACCGCAGCATCGACGAGCCCGGCTTCAGCGTGAAGTCGGAGATGAACCCGATCCAGAAGTCCGAGATCGCGCGCACCGCAGCCTCGCTCATCCCACCCGGTACGGCCGTCGCCGTCTCCGCCGGCACCACGGCGTACGCGGTGGCGGTCGAGCTGCGTGCCATCAAACGGCTGACGGTCGTCACCAACTCCCCGCGCGTCGCGGAGTTGCTCTACGACCCGACCCGCGACGACCAACTCGTGGTGCTGACCGGTGGTGTGCGTACGCCGTCCGACGCGCTCGCCGGTCCCGTCGCCAACGCGATGCTCGCGACCACGCACGTGGACACGTTGATCCTGGGCGTGCACGGCATCGACCTCGAGGCGGGCCTCACGACGCCGAATCTGCAGGAAGCACAGACCAATCGGGCGCTGATCAAGTCGGCGAAGAAGGTGCTGGTGGTCGCCGACCACAGCAAGTGGGGCGTCATCGGCCTGTCGACGATCGCGACCCTGGACCAGGTGGACACGCTGGTCACCGACGCGGAGCTCGACGAGGAAGCGCGGCGCGAGCTGTCCGGACACGACATCAACCTGATCGTGGCGCCCCGCTCCGACGACGACTGA